The Lytechinus pictus isolate F3 Inbred chromosome 10, Lp3.0, whole genome shotgun sequence genome includes a window with the following:
- the LOC129269915 gene encoding N-acetyllactosaminide beta-1,6-N-acetylglucosaminyl-transferase-like has product MIVARKARRVSSRLSLSLSWASVLWTAMAIIVLYVIQYQVYQKYHTTNNSEKEISGKNSINGSIFGPNKSNDNDSLRTKMVDAQQPNSSYPQVKAKKLFDEGKWNSSSVSSYHKHFPVNCAAIIRGEHQSITMATKMLKTNGKQIPTAVEVKNWTSDCEHYRSQRRYPVFPRSKEEAEFPIAYIIVTHSESSQLERLLRAVYQPQNVYCIHPDAKSPSLFQDSVRSLAECLPNVFIASKTVKVNYAHSSRLQADINCMSDLLQRPEPWNYVLNLCAQDFPLKTNLEIVHQLKAFQGYNDIPGILAPDWFDHRTRIHHEFRNNMMIKMKDVPKPPPPQDFRFFFGNAYYAATKEFVHFVIHNQTAIDLLKYSEDTFSPDEHYWVTLHRIPGVPGGYTKSSWNSIVRFVHWKNTFKTPECVGKYVRNICIFGAGYVQHLAHARHLFANKFQMSFDPIAIQCMEQLLDYRNANPEAIKDYVSEFPATDMFGLN; this is encoded by the coding sequence ATGATCGTCGCCAGGAAAGCACGTAGAGTGAGCAGTCGACTCTCATTGAGTCTATCATGGGCATCCGTGTTATGGACGGCCATGGCAATTATTGTGCTTTATGTCATCCAATACCAAGTTTACCAGAAATACCATACAACTAACAACTCAGAAAAAGAAATTTCAGGCAAAAACTCAATTAATGGTTCGATCTTTGGTCCAAAcaaaagtaatgataatgattcatTGAGAACAAAGATGGTGGATGCGCAACAGCCAAATAGTTCTTATCCCCAGGTGAAAGCTAAAAAGCTCTTTGACGAGGGGAAATGGAACTCATCCTCTGTTTCTTCTTATCATAAACACTTTCCAGTTAACTGTGCAGCCATAATACGAGGAGAGCATCAGTctattaccatggcaacaaagaTGTTGAAAACAAATGGAAAACAGATACCAACAGCTGTTGAAGTCAAGAATTGGACCAGTGACTGTGAGCATTACCGTAGTCAACGAAGGTATCCGGTATTCCCACGATCAAAGGAAGAAGCAGAGTTTCCAATCGCATACATTATAGTCACCCACTCAGAATCCTCACAACTTGAAAGATTACTCCGTGCCGTATATCAGCCACAGAATGTATACTGTATCCATCCAGATGCAAAGTCACCTTCATTATTTCAGGATTCTGTTCGATCCCTAGCTGAATGCTTGCCAAATGTTTTCATTGCCTCAAAGACAGTCAAGGTGAATTATGCTCATTCAAGTCGTCTTCAAGCCGATATCAATTGCATGTCAGATCTCCTGCAAAGACCAGAACCTTGGAACTATGTCTTGAACCTTTGTGCACAAGATTTTCCACTCAAAACCAATCTGGAGATCGTTCATCAGTTGAAGGCTTTCCAAGGATATAATGACATCCCTGGTATCCTAGCACCAGATTGGTTTGATCATCGGACTCGCATACACCATGAATTCCGAAATAACATGATGATCAAGATGAAGGATGTGCCAAAGCCACCACCTCCGCAAGACTTCCGGTTCTTCTTTGGCAATGCCTACTACGCTGCCACTAAGGAGTTTGTCCACTTTGTCATCCACAACCAAACAGCTATTGACCTATTGAAATACAGTGAAGACACTTTCAGTCCTGATGAACACTACTGGGTGACACTCCACAGGATACCTGGTGTTCCTGGAGGGTACACCAAGTCATCTTGGAATAGCATTGTCAGGTTTGTCCACTGGAAGAACACTTTCAAGACACCTGAATGTGTTGGTAAATATGTGAGAAACATCTGCATCTTCGGAGCAGGATATGTTCAACATCTGGCCCATGCTCGTCACCTCTTTGCAAATAAGTTCCAAATGTCATTTGATCCCATTGCTATTCAATGTATGGAACAGTTGTTGGATTACAGAAATGCTAACCCAGAGGCTATCAAAGACTATGTTTCAGAATTCCCTGCAACTGATATGTTTGGACTGAATTAA